A single genomic interval of Chloracidobacterium validum harbors:
- a CDS encoding glycosyltransferase family protein: MRDQPDLVDEASGVAWRNWLHRSLLLLVLGLFAAATWRKSGDPIVDFGCELYVPWQITQGKHLYRDMGWLGGPLAQYANALAFALFGVSLTTLIWVNLVLLALLTELIRSYFARCVSPAAGLVAGLLFLTLFGFGQYAPLANYNYIAPYRHEPIRGILLSIGALHGATQALAAWTDRPDRANWWAGLSGLLFGGILLTKLEMVVATGGALAAGFVIGIRRARIQPPAKRKDAWTLALWFMLGAMALPVGFVAYLSLHMPMTTALRGTLGNLVTILSTNPTQQTFYRHVLGLDAWEQHVNHIATGCGVVGAAVLGILVAERWIPRRWHSALGLGGALVMGWLCYQVVPWDWFANPFPVLLALTAAGLGYASMVAERESKHRQWLSLLMWNVLALGLLGRLGLAVRLGHYGFALAMPAFLLLAVLALFVFPDVIRRQHAGTGQLMSGVATGFLIACTVVHLQVAFRYHEKKTQVVGAAGDYLMTYAAPWSPVGLALSEAITELSHELPPRATLLVMPEGITLNYWLRRENPTTFLAFDPYYLTARGGEPAVIAELERRPPDFIALTRRDMREYGVGWFGEDPNYGRDIMVWVSQRYEVARIFGEWEEFGVVLLRRRDASRGL; the protein is encoded by the coding sequence ATGCGTGACCAACCTGATCTCGTTGACGAAGCTTCCGGTGTAGCGTGGCGCAACTGGCTGCACCGGAGCCTATTGCTGCTGGTGCTTGGATTGTTCGCTGCCGCGACGTGGCGTAAGTCGGGTGATCCCATTGTGGACTTCGGCTGTGAGCTGTACGTGCCGTGGCAGATTACCCAGGGGAAGCACCTGTATCGGGATATGGGATGGTTGGGTGGGCCACTGGCGCAGTATGCCAATGCCTTGGCTTTTGCCTTGTTTGGCGTTTCCCTGACCACGTTGATTTGGGTCAACCTCGTGCTCCTGGCACTGCTGACCGAACTCATCCGCAGCTACTTTGCGCGCTGCGTATCGCCGGCGGCCGGACTGGTCGCCGGGCTGTTGTTTCTCACGCTCTTCGGCTTTGGGCAGTACGCGCCGCTAGCAAATTACAACTACATTGCGCCATATCGGCACGAACCGATTCGGGGGATACTGCTGTCCATCGGCGCTTTGCACGGCGCTACACAAGCCTTGGCAGCGTGGACTGACCGACCCGACCGCGCCAACTGGTGGGCTGGACTGAGCGGACTGCTGTTCGGTGGCATCCTGCTGACCAAGCTTGAAATGGTCGTGGCGACCGGGGGGGCGCTGGCGGCCGGGTTCGTCATCGGGATCCGTCGTGCGCGCATCCAGCCGCCTGCCAAACGCAAAGACGCCTGGACGTTAGCACTATGGTTCATGCTGGGCGCGATGGCGTTGCCGGTTGGGTTTGTCGCCTACCTTTCGTTGCACATGCCAATGACCACCGCTTTGCGGGGGACGCTTGGCAATCTTGTCACGATTCTATCCACCAACCCGACGCAGCAAACATTTTACCGCCACGTGCTCGGCCTCGATGCCTGGGAGCAGCACGTCAACCACATCGCAACCGGCTGTGGCGTCGTTGGCGCGGCTGTGCTCGGTATCCTGGTTGCTGAACGCTGGATACCCCGTCGGTGGCACAGCGCACTTGGGCTGGGTGGGGCGCTCGTGATGGGGTGGCTATGCTACCAAGTCGTGCCCTGGGACTGGTTTGCCAATCCTTTCCCGGTATTGTTGGCGCTGACGGCAGCGGGTTTGGGTTACGCCTCGATGGTAGCGGAGCGCGAGTCCAAACATCGGCAATGGCTGTCGTTGTTGATGTGGAATGTGCTGGCATTGGGGCTGCTTGGGCGCTTGGGGCTGGCGGTGCGGCTCGGTCACTACGGCTTTGCGCTGGCGATGCCGGCCTTTTTGTTGCTGGCCGTCCTGGCACTTTTTGTCTTCCCTGACGTGATTCGCCGGCAGCATGCCGGAACCGGACAACTTATGAGCGGTGTAGCGACGGGTTTTCTGATAGCGTGCACCGTGGTGCACCTCCAAGTTGCCTTTCGCTATCACGAGAAAAAAACACAGGTCGTTGGGGCCGCGGGCGACTACCTGATGACCTATGCCGCACCGTGGTCGCCGGTGGGGCTGGCGCTATCCGAAGCCATCACGGAACTCAGCCACGAGCTGCCACCGCGCGCGACACTGCTCGTGATGCCGGAGGGCATCACGCTCAATTACTGGCTCCGCCGTGAGAACCCGACCACCTTTCTCGCGTTTGACCCGTACTACTTGACCGCCCGCGGAGGAGAGCCAGCGGTCATTGCCGAGCTGGAACGCCGTCCGCCAGATTTTATTGCCCTGACGCGGCGTGATATGCGCGAATACGGCGTCGGTTGGTTTGGCGAGGATCCAAACTATGGAAGGGACATCATGGTCTGGGTTTCACAGCGGTATGAAGTCGCCCGAATCTTTGGCGAATGGGAAGAGTTTGGCGTCGTCTTACTGAGACGGCGGGATGCAAGCCGGGGCTTGTAG
- a CDS encoding hybrid sensor histidine kinase/response regulator — protein sequence MTDHPRYDALPPELLAALFQDFELPLLLIDYDTRRVIAVNNAFVLVSGYTADQVVGQETKQFSIFPSDDEREQVYTQLSAQGRTAITLLVRRPRGDVGEISLRLTLLEVGGHRYITAQVDGVTGVAPESRSQIEQLRDVLAVVPGVIYQYTFDVSGKGRFTYIGGRSDELFGLSAEVIATDERTFWRQVPYEHRLRIRDTFAPVFESQRPWGEECPFRHAITGEERWLQIVAFPRAAPDGGTIWTGFCSDITEIHRLRTSQMEAQDLLEKERLRKSKLESLGTLAGGIAHDFNNLLAVLTGNIGLIKHELSLSPANQRRFDAIEQATERAKLLAKQLVTFAKGGDPILESVSPEVFVIEPMRYILEGRGVQLHSELASPLWLVRADKGQLMQVFQNLATNAADAMPQGGSVSVTLQNCALGDQEVPGLVAGRYVRISVTDTGVGIAPEHVARIFDPYFTTKSGGHGLGLSIGYSVVTKHGGQIIVNSKVGVGTRFDVYLPAKPTAEITLEASLLTEDAAAKFLQRRLLVMDDDELIRDLLGAMLEAFGYGVVVSRHGEEAIERYRTALESGHPFLGVILDLRIANGLGGQETLERLRQLNPNVTAIVCSGYHDDGVMANYREHGFAAKLPKPFDVKELGRLLERLFGSSDE from the coding sequence ATGACAGACCACCCTCGCTATGACGCCCTTCCGCCGGAACTTTTGGCAGCTCTGTTTCAAGACTTTGAGCTTCCGCTCCTGCTCATTGATTACGACACCCGGCGCGTCATCGCCGTCAACAACGCTTTTGTCCTGGTATCTGGTTACACGGCCGATCAGGTGGTCGGGCAAGAAACCAAGCAGTTTTCAATTTTTCCTTCCGACGACGAACGCGAACAAGTTTACACGCAGCTCAGTGCGCAAGGGCGCACTGCCATAACCCTGCTTGTTCGTCGTCCACGCGGTGACGTTGGCGAGATCTCCCTGCGCTTGACGCTGCTTGAAGTTGGCGGGCATCGCTACATCACCGCTCAGGTCGATGGCGTGACGGGGGTGGCCCCTGAGTCAAGGTCACAGATCGAACAATTGCGCGATGTTCTCGCCGTTGTTCCTGGCGTGATTTACCAGTACACCTTTGATGTGTCAGGTAAAGGGCGTTTTACCTACATCGGTGGAAGAAGTGATGAGTTGTTCGGTCTGTCGGCGGAAGTCATTGCCACCGATGAGCGCACTTTCTGGCGGCAAGTGCCATACGAACATCGCCTAAGGATAAGAGATACGTTTGCCCCGGTATTTGAAAGCCAGCGTCCCTGGGGTGAGGAATGTCCTTTTCGGCACGCGATCACTGGGGAGGAACGATGGCTACAAATCGTCGCCTTTCCCAGAGCTGCGCCGGATGGAGGAACGATTTGGACCGGCTTCTGCTCTGACATCACCGAAATCCACCGCCTACGGACTTCTCAGATGGAAGCGCAGGACTTGCTAGAAAAAGAACGGCTGCGAAAGAGCAAACTGGAGTCGCTCGGCACGTTGGCCGGTGGCATTGCGCATGACTTCAACAACTTGTTGGCGGTTTTGACCGGAAACATTGGCCTCATCAAGCACGAGTTATCACTCAGCCCGGCAAATCAACGCCGATTTGACGCCATCGAGCAGGCGACCGAGCGGGCAAAGTTGTTGGCCAAGCAGCTTGTGACCTTTGCCAAAGGTGGCGATCCAATTTTGGAAAGCGTTTCACCGGAGGTGTTTGTCATCGAGCCAATGCGCTACATCCTGGAAGGGCGGGGCGTGCAACTCCACTCTGAGCTGGCAAGTCCACTGTGGCTCGTGCGTGCCGATAAGGGACAACTGATGCAGGTTTTCCAGAACTTGGCCACAAATGCTGCCGATGCCATGCCACAGGGGGGGAGTGTGAGCGTGACACTCCAGAACTGCGCGCTCGGCGATCAGGAAGTGCCGGGCTTGGTGGCAGGCAGGTACGTTCGGATCAGTGTCACGGATACCGGCGTTGGGATTGCGCCAGAGCATGTGGCGCGGATTTTTGATCCCTATTTCACGACAAAATCCGGTGGGCATGGCCTGGGGCTATCCATCGGTTACTCGGTCGTCACGAAGCATGGCGGGCAAATTATTGTGAACTCGAAGGTCGGGGTTGGGACACGCTTTGATGTGTATCTACCGGCCAAACCGACAGCCGAAATTACCCTTGAAGCCTCACTACTGACGGAAGACGCTGCCGCCAAATTTCTCCAGCGCCGATTGCTGGTGATGGACGACGACGAGTTGATTCGAGACCTGCTCGGCGCGATGCTCGAGGCCTTTGGCTATGGGGTGGTCGTATCGCGCCATGGCGAGGAAGCCATCGAACGTTACCGGACGGCCCTGGAGAGCGGCCATCCATTTCTTGGCGTGATTCTCGACTTGCGGATTGCCAACGGCCTTGGCGGCCAGGAAACGCTGGAACGTCTGCGGCAGCTCAACCCAAATGTGACGGCGATTGTGTGCAGCGGCTACCACGATGACGGGGTCATGGCGAACTACCGTGAGCACGGGTTTGCTGCCAAGCTACCGAAGCCATTTGATGTAAAAGAGCTGGGACGGCTGCTCGAGCGGCTCTTTGGTTCGAGCGATGAGTGA
- a CDS encoding FAD-binding protein, whose protein sequence is MSLRACHIPLTSWGRFPVATAEVLRPARQSDLTWLVGERVYPSLIGRGYGRSYGDAALNSQGGVVEQTYLDCMLAFDETTGVLVGEAGLRLKDILEVFVPRGWFLPVTPGTKYISLGGALACDIHGKNHHGDGSFSGHVEWFELLAADGSVRRCSRTENPDLFWATAGGMGLTGLILTVALKLRRIETAYIAVDYVRTRDLDETLERCEAEDDRYRYAVCWIDCLATGRALGRSVLMRGDHLAKADLPAHRRAQPLTIPRKLEVAVPFSFPNGVINPLTVKAFNTVFYHKHPRAKSGVVVDFDSYFYPLDAVLEWNRVYGRRGFIQYQPVIPLETSRATLIKLLEALSQAKIASFLAVLKRFGPQEGLLSFPMPGYTLALDIPVTDARMFAVLDTLDEIVVNAGGRVYLGKDARLKPQHLAAMYPQLPVWQRIKQTIDPENLFASDLSRRVGLTPVARP, encoded by the coding sequence ATGAGTTTACGGGCGTGTCATATTCCCTTGACCAGTTGGGGGCGTTTTCCGGTCGCCACGGCGGAAGTGTTGCGCCCGGCTCGGCAGTCCGATTTGACGTGGCTGGTGGGTGAGCGAGTCTATCCATCGTTGATCGGGCGTGGCTACGGACGGAGCTACGGCGACGCGGCGCTCAACAGTCAGGGTGGCGTCGTGGAACAAACCTACCTGGACTGCATGCTGGCCTTTGACGAGACCACTGGCGTGCTGGTCGGTGAGGCGGGTTTGCGCCTCAAAGACATCCTCGAAGTCTTTGTCCCGCGCGGCTGGTTTTTGCCGGTAACACCTGGAACCAAATACATTAGCCTGGGGGGGGCGCTCGCCTGCGACATTCACGGGAAAAATCACCATGGCGATGGTTCGTTTTCCGGCCACGTTGAGTGGTTTGAGCTGCTCGCTGCCGACGGAAGTGTGCGCCGCTGTTCCCGGACAGAAAACCCCGACCTGTTCTGGGCGACGGCCGGCGGCATGGGGTTGACCGGACTGATCCTGACCGTAGCCCTGAAACTCCGTCGGATAGAGACCGCCTACATTGCCGTGGATTACGTTCGCACACGGGATTTGGACGAAACGCTGGAACGCTGCGAGGCCGAAGACGACCGTTATCGCTACGCCGTTTGCTGGATTGATTGCCTGGCAACGGGAAGAGCTTTGGGGCGGAGCGTGCTGATGCGCGGTGACCACCTCGCCAAAGCCGACTTGCCGGCGCACCGGCGCGCCCAGCCGTTGACTATCCCACGCAAACTTGAAGTAGCCGTGCCGTTTTCCTTTCCCAATGGCGTCATCAATCCGCTGACCGTCAAAGCCTTCAATACGGTGTTTTATCACAAGCATCCAAGGGCGAAGTCCGGCGTGGTCGTGGATTTTGATTCGTACTTCTACCCATTGGACGCCGTGTTGGAATGGAATCGGGTCTATGGTCGGCGTGGCTTCATTCAGTATCAGCCGGTGATTCCGCTCGAAACAAGCCGGGCCACGTTGATCAAGCTGCTCGAAGCGTTGAGCCAGGCCAAGATTGCTTCGTTCCTGGCCGTCCTCAAGCGCTTTGGCCCGCAGGAGGGGCTGCTTTCCTTTCCCATGCCGGGCTACACCCTGGCGCTGGACATCCCAGTGACGGATGCCCGGATGTTTGCTGTTCTGGATACGCTCGATGAGATTGTCGTCAACGCCGGTGGTCGGGTGTACCTGGGCAAGGATGCCCGGCTGAAACCACAACACTTGGCGGCGATGTATCCGCAGCTCCCGGTGTGGCAGCGAATCAAGCAAACGATAGACCCGGAAAATCTCTTTGCGTCCGACCTGTCCCGCCGGGTGGGCTTGACGCCGGTGGCGCGCCCCTGA